One region of Phoenix dactylifera cultivar Barhee BC4 unplaced genomic scaffold, palm_55x_up_171113_PBpolish2nd_filt_p 000143F, whole genome shotgun sequence genomic DNA includes:
- the LOC103711969 gene encoding probable amino acid permease 7 isoform X1, translated as MAVHHSLELTDDSCDDDRHLIRTGTVWTCAAHIITAVIGSGVLSLAWSTAQLGWIAGPVSMLCFAMVTYISAFLLSDCYRSPHPVTGSRNRSYMDAVRVFLGEKKTWICGLLQYMSLYGASIACTITTSISMRAIQKSDCYHREGHNAPCSYGDGIYMLFFGAVQIVLSQIPNIQEMAWLSILAATMSFSYSLIGFGLGIAQVIANGRIKGGTGGIRVASTAQKVWRVSQALGDIAFAYPYSMILLELEDTLKSPPPENQTMKKASMVSILVTTFFYLCCGCFGYAAFGNDTPGNLLTGFGFYEPYWLVDFANACIVVHLVGGYQVYSQPVFSFLDRWSSEKFPTNGFVNKFYTIQLPFLPPCRLNLFRLCYRTIYVASTTGIAITFPYFNQVLGLLGALNFWPLAIYFPVEMYFVQRKIGAWTKKWVALQIFSAVCLLVSMFALVGSIEGLVSEKLS; from the exons ATGGCAGTTCATCATTCCCTTGAGCTAACTGATGATTCCTGTGATGACGACCGGCATCTGATAAGAACTG GAACCGTATGGACTTGTGCCGCTCATATAATCACTGCAGTCATCGGATCCGGCGTGCTGTCTCTGGCATGGAGCACTGCCCAACTAGGTTGGATTGCAGGGCCTGTTTCCATGCTTTGCTTTGCCATGGTAACATATATCTCTGCCTTTCTGCTCTCAGACTGTTACAGATCTCCTCATCCTGTGACTGGATCCAGAAACCGCTCTTACATGGATGCTGTTAGAGTGTTCTTAG GTGAAAAAAAGACATGGATTTGTGGTTTGCTTCAATATATGAGCTTGTATGGCGCTTCCATAGCGTGTACAATCACTACTTCAATTAGTATGAG AGCAATTCAGAAGTCAGACTGCTACCACAGAGAAGGCCACAATGCTCCATGCTCGTATGGAGATGGTATTTATATGCTGTTTTTTGGAGCTGTTCAGATAGTTTTGTCACAGATACCGAATATTCAGGAGATGGCCTGGCTCTCAATTCTTGCAGCAACCATGTCCTTCTCCTACTCATTAATTGGATTCGGACTTGGCATCGCCCAAGTTATTG CGAATGGAAGAATTAAAGGTGGAACTGGAGGCATTCGTGTGGCCTCGACAGCTCAGAAAGTCTGGCGAGTTTCTCAAGCACTGGGAGACATTGCATTTGCCTATCCATACTCTATGATTCTCTTAGAGTTAGAG GATACTCTGAAGTCACCACCACCTGAAAACCAGACCATGAAGAAGGCATCAATGGTCTCAATTCTTGTCACCACATTCTTCTACCTCTGCTGCGGGTGTTTTGGCTATGCTGCCTTTGGGAATGACACACCTGGAAACCTCCTGACAGGGTTCGGTTTCTACGAGCCTTACTGGCTCGTAGATTTTGCTAATGCGTGCATTGTTGTTCACTTAGTGGGAGGGTATCAG GTTTACAGCCAGCCAGTATTCTCATTTCTGGACAGATGGTCTTCGGAGAAGTTCCCAACCAATGGATTTGTGAACAAATTCTACACCATTCAACTGCCATTCTTACCACCTTGCAGACTGAATCTTTTCAGGTTATGCTATAGAACCATCTACGTTGCATCCACCACAGGGATTGCGATAACATTTCCGTACTTCAACCAAGTCTTAGGATTACTAGGGGCCTTAAACTTCTGGCCTTTGGCTATCTATTTCCCTGTGGAGATGTACTTTGTGCAGAGAAAGATAGGGGCTTGGACGAAGAAATGGGTTGCTCTTCAGATCTTCAGTGCTGTATGCTTACTAGTTAGCATGTTTGCTTTAGTCGGATCAATTGAAGGACTCGTGAGTGAGAAGCTGAGTTAG
- the LOC103711969 gene encoding probable amino acid permease 7 isoform X2, whose translation MAVHHSLELTDDSCDDDRHLIRTGTVWTCAAHIITAVIGSGVLSLAWSTAQLGWIAGPVSMLCFAMVTYISAFLLSDCYRSPHPVTGSRNRSYMDAVRVFLGEKKTWICGLLQYMSLYGASIACTITTSISMRAIQKSDCYHREGHNAPCSYGDGIYMLFFGAVQIVLSQIPNIQEMAWLSILAATMSFSYSLIGFGLGIAQVIANGRIKGGTGGIRVASTAQKVWRVSQALGDIAFAYPYSMILLELEDTLKSPPPENQTMKKASMVSILVTTFFYLCCGCFGYAAFGNDTPGNLLTGFGFYEPYWLVDFANACIVVHLVGGYQK comes from the exons ATGGCAGTTCATCATTCCCTTGAGCTAACTGATGATTCCTGTGATGACGACCGGCATCTGATAAGAACTG GAACCGTATGGACTTGTGCCGCTCATATAATCACTGCAGTCATCGGATCCGGCGTGCTGTCTCTGGCATGGAGCACTGCCCAACTAGGTTGGATTGCAGGGCCTGTTTCCATGCTTTGCTTTGCCATGGTAACATATATCTCTGCCTTTCTGCTCTCAGACTGTTACAGATCTCCTCATCCTGTGACTGGATCCAGAAACCGCTCTTACATGGATGCTGTTAGAGTGTTCTTAG GTGAAAAAAAGACATGGATTTGTGGTTTGCTTCAATATATGAGCTTGTATGGCGCTTCCATAGCGTGTACAATCACTACTTCAATTAGTATGAG AGCAATTCAGAAGTCAGACTGCTACCACAGAGAAGGCCACAATGCTCCATGCTCGTATGGAGATGGTATTTATATGCTGTTTTTTGGAGCTGTTCAGATAGTTTTGTCACAGATACCGAATATTCAGGAGATGGCCTGGCTCTCAATTCTTGCAGCAACCATGTCCTTCTCCTACTCATTAATTGGATTCGGACTTGGCATCGCCCAAGTTATTG CGAATGGAAGAATTAAAGGTGGAACTGGAGGCATTCGTGTGGCCTCGACAGCTCAGAAAGTCTGGCGAGTTTCTCAAGCACTGGGAGACATTGCATTTGCCTATCCATACTCTATGATTCTCTTAGAGTTAGAG GATACTCTGAAGTCACCACCACCTGAAAACCAGACCATGAAGAAGGCATCAATGGTCTCAATTCTTGTCACCACATTCTTCTACCTCTGCTGCGGGTGTTTTGGCTATGCTGCCTTTGGGAATGACACACCTGGAAACCTCCTGACAGGGTTCGGTTTCTACGAGCCTTACTGGCTCGTAGATTTTGCTAATGCGTGCATTGTTGTTCACTTAGTGGGAGGGTATCAG AAGTGA